NNNNNNNNNNNNNNNNNNNNNNNNNNNNNNNNNNNNNNNNNNNNNNNNNNNNNNNNNNNNNNNNNNNNNNNNNNNNNNNNNNNNNNNNNNNNNNNNNNNNNNNNNNNNNNNNNNNNNNNNNNNNNNNNNNNNNNNNNNNNNNNNNNNNNNNNNNNNNNNNNNNNNNNNNNNNNNNNNNNNNNNNNNNNNNNNNNNNNNNNNNNNNNNNNNNNNNNNNNNNNNNNNNNNNNNNNNNNNNNNNNNNNNNNNNNNNNNNNNNNNNNNNNNNNNNNNNNNNNNNNNNNNNNNNNNNNNNNNNNNNNNNNNNNNNNNNNNNNNNNNNNNNNNNNNNNNNNNNNNNNNNNNNNNNNNNNNNNNNNNNNNNNNNNNNNNNNNNNNNNNNNNNNNNNNNNNNNNNNNNNNNNNNNNNNNNNNNNNNNNNNNNNNNNNNNNNNNNNNNNNNNNNNNNNNNNNNNNNNNNNNNNNNNNNNNNNNNNNNNNNNNNNNNNNNNNNNNNNNNNNNNNNNNNNNNNNNNNNNNNNNNNNNNNNNNNNNNNNNNNNNNNNNNNNNNNNNNNNNNNNNNNNNNNNNNNNNNNNNNNNNNNNNNNNNNNNNNNNNNNNNNNNNNNNNNNNNNNNNNNNNNNNNNNNNNNNNNNNNNNNNNNNNNNNNNNNNNNNNNNNNNNNNNNNNNNNNNNNNNNNNNNNNNNNNNNNNNNNNNNNNNNNNNNNNNNNNNNNNNNNNNNNNNNNNNNNNNNNNNNNNNNNNNNNNNNNNNNNNNNNNNNNNNNNNNNNNNNNNNNNNNNNNNNNNNNNNNNNNNNNNNNNNGCCGCCTTCAATTTTAGTGGCCAATCTTCCTACACCAAGGTGCTCCTAGTTTGTGTTGTGGTCAGTAACTTGGTGGGTTACCTTTGTTGCATCACTGCTCTCTTGCTAATCCAGAGAAGGCCACAAATTGCTAGAGTTCTTGGAGGGATAGGATCTGCTGCTGCTACCACAGGGTTCTTACTAATGATAGCTACGTTCCTTCCCAGCTATCTTGTTTGGATTGTAGGCCTTGCTTGTGTTCCTTTGTTTTTCGTCCTTGCCTTGACATTTATGCCATGATCAGAGGATGATGTCAGGACCAAGGTGTACATTTCATGGCACATAAGCAAGATagttaaaaaggaaaattattacaTCACTTCGGTACCATGTGTAAAGTGTGGACACCAAGTGTTCACATTTTTCGGTGTATTCGAAATATGTATATTGTTAGTGTGTAGGACTAATTGTCCTTGTTCTTGCAAGTTGGAGAGatagagtgagagagatgaCGAGGgcgagaaagaaagagagcaagtgagagcgagagagagaaataatgaaatattgcTCTTtgtgttgtaaaaaaaataacaatacaaGACAAAGAAATGTGAGAAAgattatatatgaatttcttcTTCAACGGTCATCCACCATGTAAAATTACATTTGATAGCTTGTTACAAATTAAATATCATTGTTTGTAACAAAAcattcatatatacatatatatatatatatatagagagagagagagagagagagagagagagagagagagagtaactcTAGGATAAGGGACAATGTTGAAAAATTTAGACCCTACTTGGTTATAGTCTATTGACCAAATTGATTAGTTGAGCTAATTATGTGAAGATCGGATTTAGCATGTGATGGGCTCAACCATATAGTAAATATTAGATgtagcaaaaaatatatttgacaCATGCGATTTGGTTATGATGGGAAAACCCTACGAGTGGTTTATAAGTACAAACTGAAAAATTCACTAAGATAAAATGGAAGTACAACAATGCAATAATATTACCAATTCTAGTATTGTTACCAGTAGTTGAGCTTACTCACATATGACCACatgggccaaaatgggcatttgcctttcttttttttttggtaaacagtACTTCTATTAGAGTAAAACAGGAAAACAAGCAACGGAATCATCCCTACAAACAGCCTCTAACGAGGGTGGGAGATTTCCTTTATTAAAATGAAACTCAAAATCAGATTTCAGCGCAAACTTGGCAGCTACATGCGCTGCCAAGTTGCATGCTCTCCGTACCCAATAAAGTGCTTCGGCTTCAGCAATTGCAGGGGAGGAGCTGTGATGCTTTTTGGCCTAGATTGATAGCACTTCACCCAAGTGATTCCTTGCAACAACTGCTAAGGCAGAGCCTGAGTCTTGCTGGATTGCAGCATCCACATTGAGCTTGATGTAGCCAGAAGGGggtggagtccaattcttgcTACTTATCTCTTTGGGATGTTGGGTAGTTGACGAAGAGGCTTTAACAATTTCATTGAATCTGGTTTGGATGTTCTGCCTTGCCTTCAACGCATCAGGGTCAATGTTACTAAAttgtttgaggtttctggaCATCCAAATCTCATCAATAACTAGTGCCATGTTGAGAGACACACTCCAAGCCTTATGTGTAGGGATAAGTGAGGCAGGTGGCTCCATGATGAAGGATACTATATCCTTTGTCGAAGTAAGAGTCACATTGTCAACTTGAAGACCCCAACAAGCGGCTGACCATAGAGCTCGAGCAAATGGGCATCTGAAAAAAATGTG
The Quercus lobata isolate SW786 chromosome 10, ValleyOak3.0 Primary Assembly, whole genome shotgun sequence DNA segment above includes these coding regions:
- the LOC115965021 gene encoding uncharacterized protein LOC115965021; protein product: MPTKANLQVCLNHVDASCLLCNAEQEDSEHIFFRCPFARALWSAACWGLQVDNVTLTSTKDIVSFIMEPPASLIPTHKAWSVSLNMALVIDEIWMSRNLKQFSNIDPDALKARQNIQTRFNEIVKASSSTTQHPKEISSKNWTPPPSGYIKLNVDAAIQQDSGSALAVVARNHLGEVLSI